The segment AAGAGTTTATGTAGATGaggtaaaaacagaaaagaaaaaaaaaaaaccagactttcATAAATATGATGAAACCAATCTATGTTTTAATGCAGCAAAGAGTCACATGAAAAAGCTCAACCCCAATACAACTCACGGCATCAGGTCAATGATATACTGGGTACAGGGACAATTACATAGATTTGGAATTTGGAAGTATGTTTTCTTCATTCAGCTCCATTAGTAAAAGCCATGTGTGATACCAGACTTTCTCTCCAAAGCaacccttcttcttttttttttctttaaggtattttatttcattttcagtatAGTTATAttgtgttatgttagtttcaggtgtaggataCAGTGATTCAACTCCTCTTTCAAAGAGCTGTAAATCTAAGTGACAAAGTGGATACAAAAATGTACAACCAGGCAGACTAAGcatgtaaaacaataaatatttcaagccattttctttaaatacgcccatttttaataattttaagattcatataattaaatttgccatcaatatattattttttttaaatagtaaatatatgaGCACAACACCAATGTTACAGCTACATCATTGAAAACCAACGGACCAGAGCCTTgaactagatattttattctttagctacatgtaacacatttttttctgattgctaATATGTACTTAAACATTTTTCCAGTAGATTAAATCCAGTGATTTATATTatgattctgtttttccctctgcaCACAATTTATGTCTAGATTAGAGACTAGTTTTGTGAATTGCATGATccattaataataacaacaaaaacaaaaaataaaaatgcacacacaGATCCCCATAATCCTATGTGTCACATTACAGTgggcttaattttcttttttttttgggggggggggtaaataagataataaaaaaattacaatatttaacacttcatttaaatattatatgaaaCTATCTTTCTGTTAGGTGAGTATAACTAAATCAATATTAGTACATATATCAGACCCAGACTTACGAAGAGAGACTGTATTCTTAAAGAATTTAATAATGTATGATCAACATTTATAATTAATTCAAAGTCACTTCCAAAAATATAACTTTCATAGAAGGCAGAATACTCCAAATATTTTGGGCTCACTACTGAAGCTCTAAATTCACAAAGGAGTAGAGAACagagaactaacatttattgagctgtAGGAATGGACTTTTGCACACAttactttatttcccttttgtaatAACTCTCACAGATAACAAGTGCCACAGCCAAGATTCAGTCTCAAGTGTCCTTCAGAGAGCACccacttttcaccttttttcattGCTTCTTATTATGCCATAGCTTCATTCTGCAATTGACTTCCCTCCCCAGGACCTCCAttggaataaaacaaaatgtgtttttttttaatgtatttaaatatttttaagtcatcaaGACAAGAGAAACACTATGAAATAAGTCGTCATCTGAAGTGgccagcaaaataaaatgaaaggaattatTATTTGccttattatattaaaatataatataaaatataatataaaatattatttgccttattatattaaaatataagtgcCCAGAGAGTTGAAAGAGTTAAATGTTTCCTTGCCCTCGATTGAAACATTTTATCTTGTTTCACTTTGAACTGGTCTGCCTTCtgacatcaagaaaatgaaaatatagatgTATTTGGAGACTTCTAATTGCTTTTACAaattcaaattcattattttccatttcttttgttttattccagGAAGTGTTGTTATCCAATTTTTAGACAGATCTGCATAAGTCCAGTTTGTGAAGAATGTATTCTATTCACCTGTACAATAGGCAACAAGTAAAAGCTTTAATATGAGGGATTTCATCACATATTTGACCTTGATGTTTTAGGTTTCATTTCCTAAATATTCTGCAAATTATCTGAAAACTTCTCTTACCtacagaacagcaaaggcaggtTTAGGTACCTTATGAATGTAGTTCATTTAGATTGCTTATATCCACTTACTCAGCTGTTGATAAAACTCAGAGGAGATGCCCTAATGGGAATATGGTCCAATTATCTCCTGGTTCAAAATAGCAATACAAGGATTTACTCAATAATAAAGAAGTAAGTAGTCTGGAATAATGTACTGTATGTtaatattacagaaaataaatagttGTTTGATCCCTGGTTTAAAATAATGCCCTAAAGATGTATACAGACACTAGATAAAAAGTCTTTAGAACTGAGACATGCTCTTAATATAATAGCTCTGACACTGGGTTAGAGCTAACTTCTCTGAGAATCAATTCCCTCATCTGGGCAATataagccattttttttaattgtgacagGTCAGTAAACATGGTAAACTAAAATGATGTAAAACTACAATATATCTCCTGCAGAATCTAGCAGATGGATTTATAGTCAATGAAAGGTATTACACGTTTACTCTGTACAAATCATAGAGTACATGGGTTTGATGAATACATTTAGAAGTGTGCCGTCTAAGCTTGCTGGAAGATTGATCATTATTCAAGGTaataagaaaaatccaaaaactCCCATAGGAATGTGGAGGAGACATTAAAAGTTTGAAGCTCTGTGGGACTTCATAAATCATGTAATTTTGTGACTACTAAATGTTAATGTAGTgtttattcaaattaaataaaaatatctatcgATTGGTTGACAAACAGATGTTTATCACGTATACACGTGCAGttcactcatacacacacataccgcTGGGACCAAAATAgagacatttaacatttttattttttttttatttttctttaatttttttaggtgtCCCCCACTCTTACACAGGCTTAATCATGTTACAAAGGGTCCATAAAAAACTGGAATAGATCTCAGAAGTATGCCGTACATACTTGCTTTGGAAAAGACAGGGCTTCACTTAGAAGAAAAGCTGAGAATCATGTCAATTGAGTAAGGTAAATACGCTAGGAAAGTAAGTTTCAACAAGGGAGGGGTCTTCTGGAAAATGCAGGACTTATAAAGGATTGCTAGAGCAATACACAAGTCTAAAGTGTAGGGTAATCCTTTACAAGGCAACATCTGCTGTGGCACTTAAAGTAGCTGTACAATAATATTTTAAGACCTTCATAAAAACATGAGTCATCTTTGAACACAAAGCTGGAAAAGCTACTTGATATATCTCCAACTTCACATGCGCCTCCTGATAGTCAAAATGCCCATCCTATTGACACATTGAATGAATCAAAGGATTATTATTGAACtctttataattacatttaaattgcaaaagggtaaaaataaccaaataatgtTCAAAAGTTACCAAAATCAGAGCATCGACCCAGGCCATAAGGAATCAAATGAACCACATCAAATACAtcttaatataaaacaaacaaaaaaaaaaattaaatgactgaTGACTCAAGAATATCAAAGGTATCAGAAATGAGAATACAAGATATCAGAAGGATGAGGACATATGCTACAAAGAACTCAGAATAATAaaccagaaaatggaaataaggcAAAAACAGTAATCAAGAGTAATTTAATACATAGAAATTTAATACAAGAGTGGATGGTCACTACTGAAAGCATaattaagaaagagaagagaaagagagatgaagaaaaatcagTTTCAAGTAAATAAGAGAATTAAGAATTTGATAGAAAATGACAGATCTAAAAGTActaagatataatttaaaaaacagtagaaatgtgactcatacaaatataaaattgacATACAAAAATTTATAACTATCTGAATGAGTATATCAATAAAATGAGAGATatagaatttttaagaaataagggtttatgacatttatttggaaaagttacaataaaatatttagtttcctttttaattttattgaaaaaatgtacacataGAAAAGTACATACATCTCAAGagtacagcttgatgaatttttaaattgaacaTACCCTTATAAACAAGCccaagagaaagaacatttcCAGAACCCAGGGAACCTCCTGTATTCTTCCAGTCACTCTCTCCCATGTAAAGATAGCTATAGTATGAAACAGAGACTAATTTATGTAATAGCTAGTTTTTTTCAAGGACAGAGTTATcgcattttaataaaatacaaaaaaaatctaccatTTATATGTGCCAGTTACATAAATTTGAATAGACACACACAACTGTGTAACAATAACCACATTATGGGCaatagaaatattctatattGTAGAATTGTGGAATTCCtttgttaatttctacaaaaatgcttttcttggttttaactcgggttgcattgaatatatagataatttgcaattacatttaattaatagatcagtatcttctttatccctttctttctttcattcttttgttcttaaattcaAATCCCATGACCAACATTCCGTATCTATTAATTTAGTCTCCCCAGGTGTTGAGCTCAGGCACCTatgtattttaaacacatttttgaataatttatttaagtacATAGCCATGAACTAGTTTATAGATGAGTATACAAGATTTCCAAGACAAGACCCTGACCGACACAAAAAGTTTGACCTTTATCTCTGCCAGATctctcatattttgtttattacatAGAATATTAAATTTATCTATATAGTGTCCCATCTCTGCTTTCAATACTTCCtgtttatgtattcatatattttctccctATTAAACTCTCAGTGAGTTTCAAGTATTTTTCATGCCACTTTAAAAGTTAAGTAAATATAGTAATCTTTATTAAATGATTATGAAGTTTGTCATACCTTATTTTGAGACAAGTAAACAGGTTATGTTCTCAGGAAGAAAGAACTGGGTTTTAGAGAATTTAAGTCATAAACCCAatggcatatatttatttagtatctgAGCCAGGATTGTGTCCTGTAGCATTAGATTGTTTTCCAGCCCTATGTATTGCTCTGCCCTGAGGGCTATTTTATACCAGAGGCCAAAGTGTATTCATGTGATCATTTTTATCATGTAGCTCATGGTTCCAGAGCCACTCATTTACTATGAAAGAAACACATTAAATTATCTGTCTTTTCCGTCCCAGAAGATAATTACCTTATTTTCTCCTTGGAGCATCCCTGTGGACATCAAGAAGAGCTTGAAAGTCTGCTATAAAACTCCAAATGATCAGTGATCATAGGGTATGTTAGCTGAATGAGCAGTTCATTTCCACAGGTAAGAGGAAAGTGTTTCTTATTACTTACAGAATTCTTCAGAAGTCATAACCTTGAATCTCAAACTAGATTCcacattataatatttaaatctgAGATGGAAATTTCTAGTTAactgagaattaaattaaaattgaacAAGGAAATTCCAGGGAACATTACAAGGATAATAGGAAAGACTCCTTGCATGTTTAGGTCAACAGATTTGGAAATtagacattttatttcactttcttgatggaaTGTAACAGCTGGAATAAAGGTAGTTGAAATAAAGGGATGTATTAcaaatttaggaaaattattaaatagaGAGCAAATTAACTATCAACCAATCATCAGATACATGCCAGTTGAGGatcataatttgtttttctaatgcaaacacataaatgaattttaaatttgttttactgGTTAGCTGCTTGCTGAAGAAGccactttagttttattttctttttttttaagtcatggtCTGCTTAAACTTGATGGCTTTATAAAAGAATTCAAACACACGAGGATGttattttgtattgtttccaGAAGACAACCTTTCCAGAATTATGGCATATCAAAATGAATTGCAACGTAGTCAACTGCCCatagcttattttttaatcattacaaaaatgattttgtatcatttatttaacaaaaggTTCAATATGAAAATGCACATAACCTGATTTTTATATTGTAGTAAACAGGTGCTATGGGGAGGGGACATGTGGAAGccattttgatttcttctgatGAACACACACGTTGTTTATATTCGTTCCAAAGCTTCTAACATGATGATGCTATTTCCTCGTATACCACCATTCCAATGCTGCTCTTTTGCCCACTAGTTGCCATTTGCACACTTCCATCTATCATAAAGGGATTGAACCCCTGCAATGGTCCTTGGACATGTCTGCCATTTGATTTCAATGATAGTTTCTtgtccataattttttttttcaactcggGAGGGTGAGCTTTGTTCATGGTGTCTACTCGACCACCTCAAAGATGCCTCCAAATGGAATGCACGGTGTTCTTCATGCTCCCGCTAGACACAGCTGCAAGTGTGGGACAGAGAAACCTGGTCTTCAATCCTGTCTTTGCTTCTAATTATCGGTATGACCACGGCCCGGTTATAGGTCAGGCtgtttctcagttttctcatctataaaaggatgctaaattattaattttgcaGGTTGCTATGCAAATGACATAAGATAATGTACACGCAATTTTTAACCCTCAGTAGCCACTTAATATCATGTGGTTGCAGCTATTATTGCTGTCCTTCTCAAGCTTAGCATTTATGACATTGTTCTCATAGATGTGCCCTGTGTATGTTTTCCAACTGTATTACAGGTGAAGAATTGAAACAATTAGTCTTCCAGATTGGTCTATTTTGTTAAAATTGAGAGTTTGTATTTTTGTCTATCTAATCTCTATCTCCTAAGATGAAATGAGctagataaggaaaaaaattattatggacAAAATCATCAGGGGGATGTAAGTAGACATACTATCATTTTTCTGACATGACCAAAGTACAATGCAATGATAGCAATGAATTTCTAAGATGCCTGACACCATAGAGTATTGTGATGGTCAGAGAGGGCTGCCATGTATGACAAGGGCTAATATCTAAATCTAACATCCTATATTGTActcatttgtgaatattttgaattcaaataattttcacactgtatttctcatttatttatttttttttaaattttttttcaacgtttatttatttttgggacagagagagacagagcatgaacgggggaggggcagagagagagggagacacagaatcggaaacaggctccaggctctgagccatcagcccagagcctgatgcggggctcgaactcccggaccgcgagatcgtgacctggctgaagtcggacgcttaaccgactgtgccacccaggcgcccctgtatttctCATTTAAATGCATCCCAGGGATACACATTTAGTTGGTCCCACTTTAACAACtggacgcacacacacacgcgcacacacacacacacacacacacacacacaaggaattTCACACACATTTTACAAAATCTAGGACTAGTAACAggtatgtaatttttattataatattttcaaatttttaaatttctatattcattcatatttgaAGATTTTCAGACGATGCAATTGGAAGCAAGGTGGGagaaaatttaacagaaaacaaCTGGAAATTAACCCAATAATTGGCATAATTTGTTTAACATGAAAAATTTAACCAACAACTTAATAaaataagttctttatttatGCAGGATAATGTATCCTCTGGGACACAACTTCTTCATCACTGCCTTTTCTTTCACTGACAAAGATTTCAACGTGTCCTTCTAAGAAACAAACATGAGAATACATAAAGTGgattctattttcaaaaatatcgCCTTTAAAACCtgcaaataaacactaaaatgcCAGGGTTGACATTGGATTTAGATTTGTACACAATTAAGTTGAAAAATGTAACTGAGTTCACTACATTTATATTGACGGGTTTCACAGATAATTTTGAGGTGCAAATCTTCCTCTTTTTACTATTTCTAGCAATCTACCTTTTTACTCTGGTAGGAAATTTGGGGCTAGTTCTATTAGTCATTGGGGATTCTCGGCTACACAACCCCATGTACTACTTTCTGAGCGTATTGTCTTTCCTGGATGCCTGTTATTCTTCAGTTGTCACCCCAAAAATGTTGGTCAATTTCCTCGCAGAGAATAAAGCCATTTCCTATGTTGGATGTGCAGCGCAGATGCTTCTCTTTGTTACCTTTGGGACCACAGAATGCTTTCTCTTGGCTGCGATGGCATATGACCGCTATGTCGCCATCTACAACCCTCTCCTGTACTCAGTGAGCATGTCACCCAGAGTCTATGTGCCACTCATCGTTGCTTCCTACGTGGGTGGCATTTTGCATGCTTCCGTACACACCGTGGCCACATTCAGCCTGTCCTTCTGCGCATCCAATGAAATTAGACATGTCTTTTGTGACATCCCTCCTCTCCTCGCCATTTCTTGTTCTGACACTCACACAAACCAGCTCCTGCTCTTCTACCTTGTGGGCTCCATTGAGATCGTCACTATCCTGACAGTTCTGATCTCCTATGGTTTCATTTTGTTGGCCATTCGGAAGATTCATTCTGCTGCAGGGAGGCAGAAAGTCTTTTCTACATGTGGCTCTCACCTAACCGGAGTGTCAATATATCATGGAACCATCCTCTTCACGTACGTGAGACCGAGTTCCAGCTATGCTCTGGACCATGACATGATAGTCTCAACATTTTACACGATTGTGATTCCCATGCTGAATCCCATCATCTACAGTTTAAggaacaaagatgtaaaagaagcAATGAAAAAACTGTTTGGTAAAAATTGGTATATCAATAAAGTCTACTTTTCACATTGACCATTAAATTGAGAAAATTATGAATGCTATTGAGCATCTccatattaaaatagaaatgttttgctttagtttatttgtgtctttgtcttcttgctatttatttttatttaaagattgtGGTCACATCTCACCTGTACATTTTTCACATATGTAGAAAATCTCTgtcattcctttgcttcttccttaaTTCATCTGGAAATACACACAGGCGcacacatacatttatacacacatgtgtaaATACACATGCATCTGTGATGAGGCTGATTGTATTAACTTGCtcaggctgtcataacaaagtgccacagactggTGGCTTTCACAGCAGCAACCTATTGCTAACCGTTACAGAATCTGTAAGTCTGAAGGTGAAACGGAGTGAATTTCTTCCTCGTCCTCTCTCCTTCACTTGTAGATGGcagtcttctctttctgtctccacaTGGTCATTCCTCTCTGTGTTTCTGCGTTCTGATCTCTTTTTATGATACCAGTGATCttggattagggtccactctAACGAcctcattttaagttaattatctCCTCAAAGGCTTTATTGTCAAATATAGTCATATTCTGAAGTATGGGGAGTTAGGTTTTCACATATGAATATTGGTATATATAccaatacatatacacattatatatacatatatatacacgtatatatgtgtgtctgtgcatgtacatgtgcacaaatgcatatattcattacatatagatatatttgcatatagacacatacatatatttattatttgtaagtatatttataaatacagagtCACATATGTATGTGatctttactttaaaatgtatagtATTACCTTTCATCCTCATATGAGTCAAACTGGATACTCTCCCATAGTTGCAATTATACATAACTTGAAGATCATATCTGAATAGCTTGAGCAAATACTACGtcactgggaaaaaaaaccaagctCACATAATCCCAGTCCACTTTCATTGAGTCACTGGTATCTGACTCCTGATAAAATAACTCCGCTCCATCCTTAAAATCcatgcactgacagcagggaccatagataatatatttaaatcccTGGTGTCATTACCACGCTGCTTGTGAGAGTACGTCTCTCctctttttgttatttcattcaaAGCATGGACATTAAATCCATTTTTCTTCCTCACAGAATACAGAATACAGAATACAGAATTCAGACGTTAGCACTGATCAAGATTATACTTAAACTCAAGAGCAACAAAAAACAAGCACAATTCAGAGAGTGAGTTACAGCTGGCTGGCAGAAGCTGAGTTAAGCTGCAGCCCAACTTTATGGGCTTTCCTACTAACCTGGTATAGACTCAGCTTCGGCTCTCTTTTCTTCTGACCACTACCACCTTATTATGGTCTTACAGACGCCACTACTCCTCGGTGCCCAGACCCAAGAACCAaggcataggggtgcctggtggctcagctggttaagcgaccgatttcagctcaggtcacgatctcatggtctgtgagttcgagcaccccatcggactctgtgctgacagcttagagctgcttcagattctgtgtctccctctcgctctctgtccctccccagctagtgatcgatctctctctctctttctatcaaaactaagaagcattattttttttttaaagaaccatccCAACTATACTCATGTTTAGCCCTGTTTCCAACAGACCTCATTTTAATTGCAAGGACATGTGTCCTTCAAAGTTAATTCATTGTAAGTGGTTGTGTTTttcaatccttccttcctttttttttttaaagttttatttttacttatattgaaagagagagagagtgagcaagcaagggagggcagagagagagggagacagaatcccaagcagggcccacGCATCAGTGCTGAGTTCCACACAGGGCCCTaacctacaaactgcgagatcacaaccggagctgagaccaagagtcagatgcttaactgactgagcccccctggtgcccctccatccttccctcttacatttcattatcatcatcatcatcatcatcactattatttttttatttattttgagagagggagagagagagactggggaggggcagagagggagacagagaatcccaaagcaggctccacaatgtcagtgcagagccacaagcagggcttgaactcacaaaacatgagatagttacctgagccaaaatcaagagtcagacacttaactgagccaacccaga is part of the Felis catus isolate Fca126 chromosome D1, F.catus_Fca126_mat1.0, whole genome shotgun sequence genome and harbors:
- the LOC105260995 gene encoding olfactory receptor 5T1-like, with product MPGLTLDLDLYTIKLKNVTEFTTFILTGFTDNFEVQIFLFLLFLAIYLFTLVGNLGLVLLVIGDSRLHNPMYYFLSVLSFLDACYSSVVTPKMLVNFLAENKAISYVGCAAQMLLFVTFGTTECFLLAAMAYDRYVAIYNPLLYSVSMSPRVYVPLIVASYVGGILHASVHTVATFSLSFCASNEIRHVFCDIPPLLAISCSDTHTNQLLLFYLVGSIEIVTILTVLISYGFILLAIRKIHSAAGRQKVFSTCGSHLTGVSIYHGTILFTYVRPSSSYALDHDMIVSTFYTIVIPMLNPIIYSLRNKDVKEAMKKLFGKNWYINKVYFSH